One stretch of Epinephelus lanceolatus isolate andai-2023 chromosome 15, ASM4190304v1, whole genome shotgun sequence DNA includes these proteins:
- the tmed8 gene encoding protein TMED8 has product MERLEATSELQSRLSSLSFSSFPGVTSNQCDDRPLDRLQSTDLSQSCIQFINQADMDESKEDLGQHCEGNEEAPAEPALGEGGEENNSAGSCQPSAEMKAQMPPLKPPTTWTSAALKELKAKLRMEDDSMVTVYRGDIMTVHVPTVPEAKKVCWEFATDGYDIGFGIYFDWTPVTSRSITVHISESSDDEEEEEELEGPVTNGDIEKGSKTQTNSNLAEILPVYRQDSHLSVQGGSHDFPGEGTYLLKFDNSYSLWRNKTLYYRVYYSA; this is encoded by the exons ATGGAGAGATTAGAAGCCACATCAGAGCTCCAGTCGCGGCTGTCATCGCTCTCCTTCTCATCGTTCCCCGGAGTCACATCCAACCAGTGCGACGACAGACCGCTGGACAG GCTCCAGAGTACAGACCTTTCACAGAGTTGTATCCAGTTCATAAACCAGGCTGATATGGATGAAAGCAAGGAGGATTTAGGGCAACATTGTGAG GGCAATGAGGAGGCCCCAGCAGAGCCGGCCCTGGGGGAAGGAGGCGAGGAGAACAACAGTGCTGGGAGCTGTCAGCCCTCCGCTGAGATGAAAG CCCAGATGCCACCCCTGAAACCCCCAACGACGTGGACATCTGCTGCTCTGAAGGAGCTGAAGGCGAAGCTTCGAATGGAGGATGACAGCATGGTGACAGTGTACCGAGGAGACATCATGACAGTTCACGTGCCTACTGTCCCCGAGGCTAAGAAAGTGTGCTGGGAGTTTGCCACAGACGGTTATGACATTGGCTTCGGCATATATTTTGACTGGACTCCTGTCACAAGCCGGTCTATTACGGTGCACATCAGTGAGTCGAGCGAtgacgaagaggaggaggaggagctggaag GGCCCGTCACTAACGGAGACATCGAGAAGGGCTCCAAAACTCAAACCAACTCTAACTTGGCTGAAATCCTCCCTGTGTACCGCCAGGACAGTCACCTATCCGTCCAGGGTGGGAGCCACGATTTCCCAGGTGAAGGCACTTATCTCCTGAAGTTCGACAACTCCTACTCACTATGGCGAAACAAAACTCTTTACTACAGAGTTTATTACAGTGCCTGA